ATCCAAGTCACATGAGCCAGGAAATGCTGGACCTTCTGCCAAAGGTCAGTAGGAACAATTACACACTAGGATGTGACTTCATTGACTTCACTTCCACCGATGTACACAGCGCTCTTATTCCAGTTTAGACTGATAAATATAGATACATTTTGTGGCCACTAAAATTTCTTgaagagttgtagttcaacagcccTTGCATTGAACGACCCTCTGTGGTTACATTGTGCCTTACTAAGCATCTACAGTATTTTATTCAGataaatgtttatgtttttttaagctTCTGGAAATGGACAAAAACAAGCGATTAGGAGTAAATGGGAACATCAGGGAACACCAATTCTTTGCCGGAATCAACTGGCGTGAGCTGGAAAAGAAAACAACTTAGACACCTTTCAAGCCCAAAATTGTAAGTATATGGCTACCGCAAGCAAAGGCATGTGTCTCCTCACATTCACCCTGCAGTGCCACTGAAGGGtgaatgttgctcaccaccccctttgatgttgttcacAGTGTCCTTAccataggtgcccatttttacatttttggcttggagaaAGGTTTTACTCCAAGAGGAGCCTCATTCgggccagcagtccacattgggctaccaaatagccaatcacagcccttattttcaAGTTCACTAACACTTTTTAgatctgagtgtgactcacaagCAAAACATGTTGGGGGTCCCTGGTGTAACTTTTGCCATACCTCTACAACATCTACATATACATCTACATATAAGTATATTCCACCACTGACAGCAGGGAAGGACACGTTTTTATTTGTCAATAGGCTGTTTGCTTTATTGGAGTTTTTGTAGCATTTCATAGGAAGCAGATGTTTCTTGCAGAGACTGAGCCTCCATATAcctttttatgtcatttttttcttctttgcattCAACTCATGCTATTTGAAGGACATAAATACCTGAAGCTTCTAAACATTTTCAGGGATATTCCCTTAATTGATAATAAGCAGGTTAGCAATAGACAGCTGAATTGAGAACCTTATTATGTCCCTTTCAGCTACATATTATACAGAAATATGTGCCCATATTGTAGAATATGTTATGTTCATGCTTGAAATTAAATACTATAATGCAACTAAGTGTTTGCATTCTTTGTATAGCCACCAGCAGATAAATTAatcaacatacatacacacatttaccTATAAATAGttgataaaatatacatatttattattatataggatACATCTTGTAATTCTGAAGGTCAAGTTCACCTTGAAATGTATTATTAGCAAGTATttaaaaagcgccaacatattccacagcactggaCAATAATTGggtgtatatattaaacatacaagaatacATGCGGCAAAAgaacaaccaatacaagaggtaaagaggaccctgcccaaaagagcttagttATGCTTTATTATCTATGAATGTTATAGAAAGCAATCTGTCAGTTTCTTACAATTATGTGCCTCTATCTGCCCTGAGATTTAACTATTCCTCTGATTTCTGCTGTCAGTGATTATAAGCCTAGATTGTTGCTAATGGTACATGCTTCTGCTGCTGGTTGCATGTCTCACTGCTGGTAGTCACATGCTCCTCCGTGGGTATCTGTTGGTCGTAACCTGACACCCCTGCCTTAACTGTTGCCTACATGCTCAGCCCAACTGCCATTTGGTGATAGTGAAGAGGAGATAGAGAGTGCCAGAGTGTTCAACGGCTGATGCGAAAAAAGAGGACAAAAGAAGACATTTGGATACAATaaaaggagaagaaggaaggtgaagatggagaagagaagaaagaagaggaaaaaaaggaGCCAGACTCCAGAAGAAAAGGAACCTCTACAGGATAAAGGCTGCATGGAGAAGAAGGCTAAGAATCAAGATGGGGAAGTCTTTCCAACTGACAAACCCAACCTAAAAGAGAAGACCAGCACTGATGAAAATGTGAAGATGAGTCCGTGTGGGGAGAAGCCCCCTGAAGATGGGACCAATAAAAGGAAAAGGTCTAAAAAACCAACAGAGAAGAAAAAGGATAGTCAAGAAGAACGAAAAAGCCTCTCAGGTGAGACCAGCAAACCTGAGAGCAAGAAGAGGAAGAAgggtaaagaagaaaaaaatgaaaagaaaaccagCTCAGAAGATCTTCAAAGCAGCAGTTATGGAAGGAGTAAGGAGCAGGAAGACAACAAGGAGAAGAAAAGACCAAGGAGCCCAGATCTGTTAGAAGGCAAGGGGAATATGTTATTCATTTTCTCTTATACATTTAACTGCCAAAAATGGTCACATGCTTGTTCTGTTGGAGGGGGAGACAAAAAATCCATCCCTCTGCTTTGTGAAATTCTTCTATAGATTTATAAGTTtcaaagtttgcccaagagcagtaacccatagaaatcaatcagcatgtatattttgtataaccCTAAATACCTTGTAGGAAGGTACCAGTTCTGTGTTGTCAGTCACTCAATATTCCCCTTGGATAAAGATTCTTACTCTGAATGTGGGTGCTTGCCTTAGCTAAGACTAAAGGTCATTGGGGTacataaatggaaatatttatggAAATGTGCTATGTATAACATATTTTGATATGAGCTTTTGACTGAATGTGTTTGATCCCACAAGATGAAAGTGCAAAGAAGAAATCCCGTGTGGAAGGGAGAAGGCCACCCCCCCTGGACATACGGAGTTACAAATTCCATCGAAAGCTGGGAGAAGGCAGCGGTGGAAAGGTGAGTGAGGGGCCTCCCAATATGGAAATCTCTTCTGTAATCTGGTATTAAACTGTGCAGAAATATGAGGGAAATCAAGCACTTGGCAATGTCATTAAATATTCCCATTGGGCAAGTCTAAGAATATTAACTTAAAGttgatataattaattatttcaGGTCATTGTCTCCAAATGACCTTTCCTTAAGCAACTAACATGACTCCTTCTGGGCACTATTCTTAAAGCCATTCAAGACACTGTAATATTTAACCTCGTTTGTCTGTTCCTAGGTAATGTTGGCATCATTTGCACCAAAGAAACAACTTGTGGCAATTAAGATAGTGCAGAAGAAACCAAACAAGTGCAACTATCCGTGGATCAGTATGGAGGCCTGGCTCTCGAAGATCGCCAGAGAATGCCCCTTTCTGTGCCACTCACATGCCACATTCCAGTCCAAGGTAGGGAACACTGTTTGTATTGCCACATAATCTGTTTTATTAATTCTCCTTGCTTTGTTGGTCAGTTCTGGCTTATGCCTTTGCCATTTGCTCATTTGTTTTAGGCCCAAGCCTTCTTTGTGCTGGAGTATGCCGGTGGGGGGACGCTGTACAGGATGATTTTCCGTCAAAAACATTTACAGACGAAGAGCATCCAGTAAGTGATAAGATTCATCTTGTAGAGGAACATACAGACAAAAGTGTATGatactcatttatcaacagtgggtaaATATGCACATGGCctgtaacccattgcaaccaacctgtgattggcttttttttggcCCACTGAATGTAGAACATTAAATGCaacaatatgattggttgccacaGGTTACTGTCTacgggcaaatttgctcagtgttgaccCCAACTGAGATGTAAGTGTCCAGGTCGTGCCAATGCACCCCCAGGGCTGAGCAATAAGCAGAGGGGCTTGGGAGTAGGAGAGCAGACTTTTTGTGCAAAACTACATATGTCAAATTAAGATTTCAGTAAGCACGAAATTACAAAAATATGGATTTAGAAGTGAATTCATTCGAAAATGAAAATGTCCTTCATGTAAATTCACGGGTTGTTGTGTATTGCTATGTCCTTGGGCCTTTGTCACAAAAGGAGAGATATGTGCACAGCAGCAGAACCAGGGCACCACTGATCTTTCTACATCTTACTCTTTATTCCTCTGGGAAATACTGGTTAGATAGCAGCATGTCCCTGAGTTAGAAAGGGCTGGTGAATCCCTCCCAAAAGAAGCGACAGCCTGGGGAAATTTACAAGGGATTATCTAACATATGGGCACCCACCTATGAATTAGACTCTCCTTGTTCTTTAAACATGTATACAGGTAAacaggtagttcacctttatgctAACTTTTGAATGGCCATTcataaattgttactttttattaattaactttctattcagactTCTCTGATTCATTTTCCAGACTCTCATTCACACcattgcctagttgctagggtaatttgaaccctagcaaccagatagcggcctaatttccaagctggagagctgctgaacaaaaagctaaacaatttaaaatccacaaatactaaaaaaataaagaccaattgcagattctcttggaatatcactttctacatcatactaaagattAATTTTAATGTAAAGAAAAACTTAAATATTTAGATTAAATGTGTATGATACAGAGATTGTTTTTTGCAGGTTCTACGCTGCAGAGATG
The genomic region above belongs to Xenopus tropicalis strain Nigerian chromosome 9, UCB_Xtro_10.0, whole genome shotgun sequence and contains:
- the LOC101731023 gene encoding protein kinase C delta type, producing the protein MEKKAKNQDGEVFPTDKPNLKEKTSTDENVKMSPCGEKPPEDGTNKRKRSKKPTEKKKDSQEERKSLSGETSKPESKKRKKGKEEKNEKKTSSEDLQSSSYGRSKEQEDNKEKKRPRSPDLLEDESAKKKSRVEGRRPPPLDIRSYKFHRKLGEGSGGKVMLASFAPKKQLVAIKIVQKKPNKCNYPWISMEAWLSKIARECPFLCHSHATFQSKAQAFFVLEYAGGGTLYRMIFRQKHLQTKSIQFYAAEMVVALQFLHSNGIIHRDLKPDNILVDNDGHIKICDFGIAAAGMFAGWKIRGLAGTPGYRAPEMLSLEAYDAGADWWSLGVIMYEMATGRKPFVPSLDPAREFLDMKLTKVDYPSHMSQEMLDLLPKLLEMDNNNRLGVNGNIREHQFFAGINWSELEKRTTQTPFKPKIQPADKLKEIKPGFCAETSEENKIEDFTYVDYNWNWQE